TCAGCTCGCGCGTGATGGCCGAATCGGGGGCACCGCCGCGCTGCGCGGCATCGCGCAAGTCACGCAGGGACTGCTGCAGTTTGGTGGCGTCGTCGATCACCTTCTGCTGTGACTGCGCCACGGCGTCGGCTTTACGGGCAGCATCGCTGGTGAGCGGAGCCTTGGCGCCGTTGTCGGTGGAACTCCCATTCGTGGTTCCGTTGGTCGTCCGGGGCCGCTCGCGTGCAAGATCCTCCTCGGCACGCTGCACCTGTCCAGCCTGTGCGGCGAGTGAATCGAAGGCGGTCGCCGTGGCGCTCGTCTGTCGCGTCTGCATCGCCCGCAATTCGGCAACCGTCGGAATCCGGACCAGAAACTCCCGCGACCGCCCCACCTGGTGCGCCGGCGAGTTGTCGGCCGCGTAGGCGGTGTAGTGAAGCGTGTCGCCACCTGCGACGCCGAGCGATCCGAGGTCGATCGTCGTGGTGATCAAGGCGCGGTCGCCGCCGCCGGGCGGCAGTTGGAGCGAGGATCGATGCACCGCGGACGAGCCGCCATGCCGCGTCTCGATACCGGCCGACACGATCCCGTGGTCGTCGCGGATTCCCACGACGAGCGCGAGCGACATCGACGCGGTCGCGATCGTGTCGACACCGGGGACCGGAATTTCCACGTGCGGCGCACTGTCGGGCACGACGCGAACCGGAAGCGCCGGCACATCGCCCGCCAGGCTGTTCCCGTTGGCGGCCACGACGTCGAGCCGCCAGGTGTTCGATTGCGCCGGCCCGAGTTCACCGTGGAAGGTGTTCGCCGTCACGGTCAACGCGACTCCACCGGCGTGGTCGATCAGGCGCGCGCGCTGCAGCGGTGCGGTCGCGCGCCCCGACATCCGGAGCAGTGTGCCCTGCGGAATGATCAGCGTGTCACCGGTGCTCGGGAGAACTTCGTCGTCGAGTCCGAGGTACGCCGGATAGTGGGCCGTCACCACAAACGACCCGAGAAACGCGGCGAGCGAAATGCCGACATGCACCTCGGCCGAGCGGTGACCGTCGCCTTCCGCGCGAGCGACCAGATCGGCGGTCAGCGGATCGGTGACGACCGTCGCGTGGCCGTCACGATCGAGCGCGATACGAGTGGTGCGCCACTCTTCTCCGGGCGACCGCGTCAGCAGGTCGGCATGATCCGCGCCGACGGCCGTGAGATCGAGGACTGCCCGTTCCCCGCGGGTCACGGTGCGCCGGCGCGCGGTAAGGCGGATCGGTGTCACCAGCGCGCGCAGCGCGGCGACGGGATGCCAGAGTCGCGCCGGAGCACCGGTCGCGGGACGCGCCGCCGCCAGGAGCAGCAGCATGATCAGGAGCGCGCCGCCGGCGCGACGGCCGTGCCCGCGCTGCACGACGAGCATCGGCTCGAGTGCGGTGCGCCCGCGCCGCCGCACCTCGTCGGCTTGCGAGGCAGCGGCGGCGGCGTGCAACGACGGACTCGTCCCGGGCGCGGCAGGTTCGAGCAGCGTGGTCAACGCACCGCGCCGCCACGCCCCGCCGGCTTCCATCGCCTGACCGACATGGAGCGCCGTCGTCTTCCGCATTGCGCTCCGCGCGATCACCACTCCGGCCACGGTCGCGCCGAGTGCGGCGACCCACGCCGCGATCACCCACACCATCGCCGCGGTCGCATCGACGCGATAGATCCATGCCGCGATCGCAAACGCCAGGATCGCCGCGGCAACGCCTGCCAGCAGGCGCACCCCGCCGCGCGTCGCGCCGAGGGGGCGGGCGATGTCGTCCAGTGCGACACGAACCTGTTCCGGGCGATTCATCCGCCGCCGTATCCCACGGCGTAGGCAAAGAGGTTGATCCCCATGCGCAACGCCGCTTCGTGTTTTTCCGGTGGATCGTGATAGACGGTCGTGTCTTCCCAGCCGTTGCCGAGATCGGACTGATAGGTGTAGTAGACCACCAGCCGCCCGTTCACGAAGATGCCGAATCCCTGCGCCGGCTTGCCGTCATGCTCATGGATCTTCGGCACGCCGTGCGGGAAGTCATACACCAGATGGTAGATCGGATGGTCGAGCGGCACGTCGACCAGCGGGTGATCGGGAAAGAGCCGCTTGATCTCGCGCCGAAATGACTGATCGAGTCCGTAGTTGTCGTCGACATGGAGGAAGCCGCCGGCAAGGAGCCAGCGCCGCAGGATCTCCAGTTCCTGATCGCTCCAGTGGATGTTGCCGTGGCCGGTGACGTGGAGGAACGCCACATCCCAGAGTTCCGGATCGGTGAGGCGCACCACGACTTCCTGCGGAGCGACGGGAATGTCGGTCCGCTGCCGGATCGCTGCCAGCAGATTCGGGAGGCTCGACGGATTGGCGTACCAGTCGCCGCCGCCATCGTAGTGGAGGCGCCCGATCGCGAGCGCCGGAACGTTGCCACTGACCTGGGCGGC
This window of the Gemmatimonadales bacterium genome carries:
- a CDS encoding DUF4159 domain-containing protein, whose translation is MIRSAAAACLVMLTAVPVAAQVSGNVPALAIGRLHYDGGGDWYANPSSLPNLLAAIRQRTDIPVAPQEVVVRLTDPELWDVAFLHVTGHGNIHWSDQELEILRRWLLAGGFLHVDDNYGLDQSFRREIKRLFPDHPLVDVPLDHPIYHLVYDFPHGVPKIHEHDGKPAQGFGIFVNGRLVVYYTYQSDLGNGWEDTTVYHDPPEKHEAALRMGINLFAYAVGYGGG